Proteins encoded by one window of Teretinema zuelzerae:
- a CDS encoding helix-turn-helix domain-containing protein, which yields MSNIKLVLGTNIKMLRKELGWRRVRLAELTDLTPTFLFHIENGTRGVSLETVDTIARCLGVSVPRLFEPIAEETLAEIEERETPERILEREIREAVQAAVKRYVSSEAFLEPEEAALASEAK from the coding sequence GTGAGCAACATTAAACTGGTTTTAGGAACCAATATCAAAATGCTTCGCAAGGAATTGGGTTGGCGCCGGGTTCGCCTGGCGGAACTAACGGATCTTACTCCGACCTTTTTGTTTCATATTGAAAACGGAACGCGCGGAGTGTCTCTGGAAACGGTCGATACCATCGCCAGGTGTCTGGGGGTGAGCGTTCCTCGTTTATTCGAGCCTATCGCCGAAGAAACTTTGGCGGAGATCGAAGAAAGGGAAACTCCGGAACGCATTCTTGAGCGGGAGATTCGGGAGGCTGTGCAGGCCGCCGTAAAGCGCTATGTGTCCAGCGAAGCCTTCCTGGAGCCCGAGGAAGCGGCCCTGGCCTCCGAAGCGAAGTAG
- a CDS encoding PTS transporter subunit IIC produces MTTFIEILGSGFTAFFSYKAYVILPAFMLILAFAARMKASDALRSAIQIGAGFAGIFVVFTFFVSQISPAIDSIIKVRGLDYPVLDIGWPPLAAITWSASLTPLAIALAMLVNLAMLATRMTRNLYVDLWNYWHFAFLGVIIQGATGSVFLGIASVVLITVYTIKCAEWSAPHVLRETGLDGIAVSPLSVAGLLPYAVCVDWLFDRVPGLRRLSWNPSRKRNIGGDASGSESGGSESGGSESGGSADAASAIGESSREKTAAIPAAESLLGEPMVIGFLVGAFLAFLAGYGIRELLEMAVNIAAVMFLLPRCGGLIGEGMGAVSRAVKELVERKFPSFTGLSIAMDTGFLMTNPSVIATGLILMPISLALAFILPGNRVIPVGDLPNLISIMSLTVLILRGNVIRAVLAALPVLATFLWFSSSLSPVFTREALKAGMDVGASGREITAFTDGGNQLRFWLYHLFQGNPYAIAALPLAAALVFFAWKAHRASMRKAV; encoded by the coding sequence ATGACAACCTTTATTGAAATCCTCGGCTCAGGTTTTACCGCTTTTTTTTCGTATAAGGCGTATGTGATTCTTCCCGCCTTTATGCTGATTCTGGCCTTTGCCGCGCGCATGAAGGCCTCCGACGCGCTTCGTTCGGCGATACAGATCGGAGCGGGTTTCGCGGGCATTTTCGTGGTGTTCACCTTTTTCGTTTCGCAGATAAGCCCTGCCATCGATTCGATCATAAAGGTTCGCGGCCTTGATTATCCGGTGCTCGACATCGGCTGGCCGCCCCTTGCCGCTATTACCTGGTCCGCGTCCCTTACTCCGTTGGCGATCGCCCTTGCGATGCTGGTGAACCTCGCGATGCTGGCGACGCGCATGACGCGCAACCTCTATGTCGATTTATGGAATTACTGGCATTTCGCCTTTCTGGGCGTCATTATCCAGGGGGCTACCGGCAGCGTTTTTCTGGGAATTGCGTCCGTGGTGCTGATTACCGTATACACGATCAAGTGCGCCGAGTGGAGCGCCCCCCATGTGCTGCGCGAGACCGGATTGGACGGCATCGCGGTGAGCCCTCTTTCGGTGGCAGGCCTTTTGCCGTACGCGGTGTGCGTAGATTGGCTGTTCGACCGCGTTCCCGGCCTTCGACGCCTTTCCTGGAACCCTTCGCGAAAGCGGAATATCGGCGGCGATGCGAGCGGTTCCGAGAGCGGCGGTTCCGAGAGCGGCGGTTCCGAGAGCGGCGGTTCAGCGGATGCTGCCAGCGCCATCGGCGAGTCTTCCCGCGAAAAAACCGCAGCGATTCCGGCGGCGGAGAGCCTTTTGGGAGAGCCGATGGTGATCGGCTTTCTGGTGGGCGCCTTTTTGGCCTTTCTGGCCGGTTACGGCATCCGAGAACTGCTGGAAATGGCGGTGAATATCGCGGCGGTGATGTTTTTGCTGCCCCGCTGCGGCGGTTTGATCGGCGAGGGCATGGGCGCGGTATCGCGCGCAGTGAAGGAGCTGGTGGAGCGGAAGTTCCCGAGCTTTACGGGACTTTCGATCGCGATGGATACGGGCTTTTTGATGACGAATCCTTCCGTGATCGCCACCGGCTTGATTCTAATGCCGATTTCGCTCGCGCTCGCCTTTATCCTGCCGGGCAACCGGGTGATTCCCGTGGGAGACCTGCCGAACCTGATTTCCATCATGTCGCTGACCGTTCTCATTCTGCGCGGCAACGTGATCCGGGCTGTGCTCGCGGCCCTGCCCGTACTGGCGACCTTTCTCTGGTTCTCGTCGAGTCTCTCTCCGGTGTTCACGCGCGAGGCGCTGAAGGCGGGCATGGACGTGGGCGCTTCAGGCCGCGAGATTACCGCCTTTACCGACGGCGGCAACCAGCTTCGCTTCTGGCTCTATCATCTGTTTCAGGGAAACCCCTACGCGATCGCGGCTCTGCCCCTGGCTGCCGCCCTCGTGTTTTTCGCGTGGAAAGCGCACCGCGCATCTATGCGGAAAGCAGTCTAG
- a CDS encoding STAS domain-containing protein, with product MEAAEEPHHRRKNTFAFAVQELEEENGIVRLDLSALPSVDAQGMRALIDRCKQWKKQGVEVRFSGTLKDNNAQRSFDLVKLQELLESYFASEARAASSGSRKASLDT from the coding sequence ATGGAAGCAGCGGAAGAACCTCATCACAGAAGAAAAAATACATTCGCCTTCGCTGTTCAGGAACTGGAAGAAGAAAACGGCATCGTCCGCCTCGACCTGTCGGCGCTCCCGTCGGTCGACGCGCAGGGAATGCGCGCGCTGATAGACCGCTGCAAACAATGGAAAAAGCAGGGAGTCGAAGTCCGCTTCTCCGGCACGTTAAAGGACAACAACGCGCAAAGAAGCTTCGATTTGGTCAAACTGCAGGAACTCCTGGAAAGCTACTTCGCTTCGGAGGCCAGGGCCGCTTCCTCGGGCTCCAGGAAGGCTTCGCTGGACACATAG